A genomic stretch from Setaria viridis chromosome 1, Setaria_viridis_v4.0, whole genome shotgun sequence includes:
- the LOC117842452 gene encoding BTB/POZ domain-containing protein At2g24240, whose translation MCTPAAAGRGRVRLNVGGRVFETTAATLSAAGRDTMLGAMLDASWNAGHDADGGAAEYFIDRDPACFAVLLDLLRTGGLHVPPGVPEAALHREALYYGLLDRVRAARFGDFDGDRLRLAASVPGRAPGDGTAVRAAPDGGCCVAHGGAVRVYNWMLEERRPVYCPGHAPVNDAAYLDAATLLVAARERPGTGRRGDDGGGGGGVAAFSALTGEPRHRFRVAHGRQPRSFTAGALAFDDGEGCRVFASCKGRLNEYGVAVWDVNTGEQAGFFYEPPGCALGDADRLQWLDGTGTLMAATMFPRADSSFISLLDFRDKSVVWSWSDAGTPASLEDKHAVHAVAMEDGRSVCVINQYHDLGFLDLRKNAAGVRWRSRSKLTASGKTKTWGEETCYPKLATHGGQLFASTGDAISVFSGPDHVLTSTLRGGNGGAICDLSIGGDRLFALHSEENVFDVWETPPPAII comes from the coding sequence atgtgcacccccgccgcggcgggccGCGGCCGCGTGCGGCTGAACGTGGGCGGGCGGGTGTTCGAGACGACGGCCGCcacgctctccgccgccgggcgGGACACCATGCTCGGTGCCATGCTCGACGCCTCCTGGAACGCCGGCCAcgacgcggacggcggcgcggccgagtACTTCATCGACCGCGACCCGGCCTGCTTCGCGGTGCTGCTGGACCTGCTCCGCACGGGCGGGCTCCACGTGCCCCCGGGCGTCCCGGAGGCGGCGCTCCACCGCGAGGCGCTCTACTACGGCCTCCTCGACCGCGTCCGCGCCGCGCGCTTCGGGGACTTCGACGGCGACCGCCTCCGCCTGGCCGCGTCCGTCCCCGGCCGCGCACCCGGGGACGGGACCGCCGTCCGGGCGGCCCCCGACGGCGGGTGCTGCGTCGCgcacggcggcgcggtgcgcgTGTACAACTGGATGCTGGAGGAGCGCCGGCCCGTCTACTGCCCCGGCCACGCGCCGGTCAACGACGCGGCGTACCTGGACGCGGCCacgctcctcgtcgccgcgcgGGAGCGGCccggcaccggccgccgcggcgatgacggcggcggcggcggcggcgtggcggccttCTCCGCGCTCACGGGCGAGCCGCGCCACCGCTTCCGCGTCGCGCACGGCCGCCAGCCAAGGTCCTTCACCGCCGGCGCGCTAGCCTTCGACGACGGCGAAGGGTGCCGCGTCTTCGCGAGCTGCAAGGGCCGGCTCAACGAGTACGGCGTCGCCGTCTGGGACGTGAACACGGGCGAGCAGGCCGGCTTCTTCTACGAGCCGCCTGGCTGCGCGCTGGGAGATGCCGACAGGCTCCAGTGGCTCGACGGCACCGGCACGCTCATGGCGGCCACGATGTTCCCGCGTGCCGACTCGTCCTTCATCAGCCTGCTCGACTTCCGGGACAAGAGCGTCGTCTGGTCGTGGTCCGACGCCGGCACGCCTGCGTCGCTCGAGGACAAGCACGCGGTGCACGCCGTCGCGATGGAGGACGGCAGGTCGGTGTGCGTGATCAACCAGTACCACGACCTGGGCTTCCTCGACCTCCGGAAAAATGCGGCCGGCGTGCGCTGGAGGTCGCGGAGCAAGCTGACGGCGAGCGGGAAGACGAAGACGTGGGGCGAGGAGACCTGCTACCCGAAGCTCGCCACTCACGGCGGCCAGCTGTTCGCGTCGACGGGCGACGCCATCTCGGTGTTCAGCGGGCCCGACCACGTGCTGACGTCGACGCTgcgcggcggcaacggcggcgccaTCTGCGACCTCTCCATCGGCGGCGACCGCCTCTTCGCCCTCCACAGCGAGGAGAACGTGTTCGACGTCTgggagacgccgccgccggcgatcatCTGA